ATCCTTCATAAAATAAGAGTAAGAATATGCGTTTCATCCCCATGTCAGCTTAACTAAAAAAAGAATTAAGTTAGAGAGGCCTTTTCTCGATATTTAATCGGGAAGAGGCCTTTAATTTTCTCTTTAAACTTTCTCAAATATACGATTCTAAACCCATTAACTGTCAGGAGTGCTTTAATCCTTGCTTTTGAGTGTTCTACACACAATTTCCCTATTTCAAGCAACTTTTGATACAAGCGGTATCACTACAATTTTTCTACTTATTAAGAGGATGTATCCGTGCTGTTTTGTTCTAATTGATTCTACTTCTGATTAGACATGTAAAAGATGCATTTCTTTTAGGGGGAGTAGAGATGTATATTGATGGAGTGTTTTCGGGTGGTGGCATAAAAGGGTTTTCTTTAATTGGTGCCTATGAAGCAATAGAAGAAAAAGGCTTACACTTCACAAGAGTTGCTGGAACGAGCGCTGGAGCAATTATTGCTGCATTTATTGCTTCCGGATATAGCAGTAAGGAAATACTTTCAATTATGGAGGAAGTAGATGTAAAGACATTTTTAGATGCTCGTAAATCAATTTTGCCTGCTGCAATTGGCAAGTGGATTCAACTCTATTGGAGAATGGGATTGTATAAAGGAGATGAGTTAGAAAAATGGGTTGGCAGAGAATTAAGGAAAAAAGGTGTTCGTACTTTTAGAGATTTACCAAATGGTTCACTGCGTTTTGTTGCATCAGATTTAACAAATGGAAAAATGCTTGTCTTGCCAAATGATCTTCCTAAATATGGAATGAATCCAGATAGTTTCTCTGTTGCAAAAGCAGTGAGAATGAGTGCTAGCCTACCATATTTTTTTGAACCAGTAAAATTATTAGTAAAAGGAAAACCTGTGATTGTTGATGGAGGGGTTTTAAGTAATTTTCCGATATTTTTGTTTGATGAAGAAAAGAAACTGAAAAAACGACCTGTACTAGGTATTAAATTAAGTGCGAAAGAGAGTGAACAACAGAATAATAAAATAAATAATGCGATTGAGTTATTTCCAGCATTATTTGAGACAA
This portion of the Cytobacillus sp. IB215665 genome encodes:
- a CDS encoding patatin-like phospholipase family protein encodes the protein MYIDGVFSGGGIKGFSLIGAYEAIEEKGLHFTRVAGTSAGAIIAAFIASGYSSKEILSIMEEVDVKTFLDARKSILPAAIGKWIQLYWRMGLYKGDELEKWVGRELRKKGVRTFRDLPNGSLRFVASDLTNGKMLVLPNDLPKYGMNPDSFSVAKAVRMSASLPYFFEPVKLLVKGKPVIVDGGVLSNFPIFLFDEEKKLKKRPVLGIKLSAKESEQQNNKINNAIELFPALFETMKVAHDERHISRRHERNIIFIPMNHTVTTEFSISDEKKQELVKLGYDQTSSFLKKWSY